Proteins encoded in a region of the Nicotiana tomentosiformis chromosome 9, ASM39032v3, whole genome shotgun sequence genome:
- the LOC138899129 gene encoding uncharacterized protein yields the protein MVERNDEMEDLYAMLSECSLVGNPKEWWIDSEATHNVCDDKELFASYVPAGPNETIFMGNSAIAKIEGVGKIDLKMTSGKVVTLNNVLHVPEIRKNLVSTGLLIKNRFKCIFVSEKVVIRYARNSKAYRFLVHKSENPDIHINTVIESDNVEFFENIYPYKYECKSSIEKSKRPREEENESTFNEENPRSSKHQRTTTSFGPDFLTFLLENEPQTFKEAMSSSEAQYWKETVNSEIESILSNHTWELVDLPPENKPLGVLSGFSKGK from the exons atggttgaaaGGAATGATGAAATGGAGGACTTATATGCCATGCTATCTGAATGCAGCTTGGTAGGAAATCccaaggagtggtggattgattctgaAGCTACTCACAATGTTTGTGATGACAAAGAGTTATTTGCCTCTTATGTTCCCGCAGGGCCCAACGAGACTATATTTATGGGAAACTCCGCAATAGCAAAAATTGAAGGAGTTGGGAAGATAGATTTGAAGATGACTTCGGGCAAAGTTGTGACTCTAAACAATGTTCTTCATGTTCCTGAAATTCgcaagaatttagtctctactggacttcttatCAAGAATCGATTTAAGTGTATCTTTGTTTCTGAAAaagttgtaataa gatatgcaagaaatagtaaggcatatcgctttctggttcataaatcagaaaatcccgacattcatattaatacggtaattgaatcCGACAATGTtgaattctttgagaatatttatccgtataaaTATGAATGTAAGTCGTCTATTGAAAAATCTAAGCGACCTcgagaagaagaaaatgaaagtACATTTAATGAGGAAAATCCAAGAAGTAGTAAACATCAAAGGacaactacttcctttggaccagacttTCTGACATTTTTGttagaaaatgagcctcaaacatttaaagaagcaatGTCTTCCTCAGAAGCACAATATTGGAAAGAGACAGTGAATAGTgagatagaatccatattaagtaatcatacttgggaattggttgatcttcctccagaaaataaacctttgggggttctaagtggattttcaaaaggaaaataa